One genomic segment of Rubritalea squalenifaciens DSM 18772 includes these proteins:
- a CDS encoding sulfotransferase family 2 domain-containing protein — protein MISHKHKCIFIHIPKCAGTSIEKALGHFDGHEGRGGQDHRSVRMIEQPFPQFACLRSFENIKDVLRRIKYARRNDRNPNNVITASYQQYIDYFKFTVVRDPWDRAYSWYKNATRDELHRKHLGISEDIEFEEFLKRFIGSGFLRPQLYWLKNFKGQIDMNYIARFENLEEDYNRIIDQLGVDFVKLPHELNSGEVNYRSRFNKVTKEIIDRFYQEEIQFLNYKY, from the coding sequence ATGATTTCACACAAACATAAATGCATTTTCATCCACATTCCTAAATGTGCTGGTACCAGTATTGAGAAGGCTCTGGGCCATTTTGATGGTCATGAGGGCAGGGGGGGACAAGATCATCGAAGTGTTCGTATGATTGAGCAGCCTTTTCCTCAATTCGCTTGTCTGAGAAGTTTTGAAAATATTAAAGATGTATTAAGGCGAATTAAGTATGCTAGACGTAATGACCGTAACCCTAATAACGTTATTACGGCTTCATATCAGCAATATATAGACTACTTTAAGTTTACAGTAGTACGAGATCCTTGGGATAGAGCTTATTCATGGTATAAAAATGCTACACGTGATGAATTGCATCGCAAGCATCTAGGGATAAGTGAGGATATTGAATTTGAAGAGTTTCTGAAACGTTTCATAGGAAGTGGCTTTCTTCGGCCTCAGTTATACTGGCTGAAGAATTTTAAAGGTCAAATCGATATGAATTATATAGCGCGATTTGAAAATCTTGAGGAAGATTATAATCGAATCATAGATCAGTTAGGAGTTGATTTTGTCAAGTTGCCTCATGAACTCAATAGTGGCGAGGTGAATTATAGATCAAGATTTAATAAAGTTACAAAGGAAATAATTGATCGATTCTACCAAGAGGAGATACAGTTTTTAAATTATAAATATTAG
- a CDS encoding NAD-dependent epimerase/dehydratase family protein produces MKILLTGVAGFIGARTAEMLLEQGHSVLGVDNLNDYYDVRVKEYRLGRLQELDGFVFHQIDIENRDALDALFKEHSFDAVMNLAARAGVRASIEDPYVYLATNTLGSLNLLDLMVKHGLKKYLMASTSSLYAGCDMPFVESMDVRRPLSPYAASKLGAEAMAYSYHHLHDLDVAIVRYFTVYGPAGRPDMSPFRFIEWIKRGEPITLYGTGEQTRDFTYIDDIASGTIAALQTQGYEIYNLGGGNEPISINQMIEQMETHLGKKALIDYQPMNSADMQDTSATIDKAKSNLGWEPVVCPMEGFKKTVLWHLSEESWLNKIQL; encoded by the coding sequence ATGAAGATTTTATTAACAGGAGTCGCTGGTTTTATCGGCGCAAGAACAGCTGAGATGTTGCTAGAGCAAGGTCATTCAGTGCTTGGTGTCGATAACCTCAATGACTACTACGATGTCCGCGTGAAAGAATATCGACTCGGTAGACTGCAAGAGCTTGATGGCTTTGTGTTCCATCAAATAGATATCGAAAATCGCGATGCCTTGGACGCTCTTTTCAAAGAGCATTCTTTTGACGCTGTGATGAATTTGGCGGCACGTGCTGGAGTGAGAGCCAGCATTGAAGACCCTTATGTCTATCTCGCCACCAATACCCTGGGAAGTTTGAATTTACTGGATCTCATGGTGAAGCATGGGCTCAAAAAATACCTCATGGCTTCCACATCCTCACTCTATGCCGGCTGTGACATGCCCTTTGTCGAGAGTATGGATGTGCGTAGACCACTCTCTCCCTATGCCGCAAGCAAGCTTGGAGCAGAGGCAATGGCCTACAGCTACCATCATCTTCATGACTTGGATGTCGCCATTGTACGCTACTTTACCGTCTACGGACCTGCTGGTCGTCCAGATATGAGCCCCTTTAGGTTTATCGAGTGGATCAAGCGTGGTGAGCCCATCACTCTCTACGGCACTGGAGAGCAGACCAGAGACTTTACCTACATCGACGACATCGCCAGTGGCACCATCGCAGCTCTTCAGACTCAAGGTTATGAGATCTATAACCTGGGAGGAGGCAATGAACCGATCAGTATCAATCAGATGATTGAGCAGATGGAAACACATCTGGGGAAGAAGGCGCTTATCGACTACCAGCCCATGAACAGTGCAGACATGCAGGATACGTCTGCGACGATCGATAAGGCGAAGAGTAATCTAGGCTGGGAGCCAGTTGTTTGCCCAATGGAGGGTTTTAAGAAAACGGTGCTATGGCATCTGTCAGAGGAAAGCTGGTTGAACAAAATACAATTATAG